The Impatiens glandulifera unplaced genomic scaffold, dImpGla2.1, whole genome shotgun sequence genome contains the following window.
TGTATCTTTTTGTTAGACAAAATGATTCGGGttgatcatttaaatttaaacccGACCGTAAGTTAATGGGTatgatataataaatgaatgattaattatgaaacttaaaaaaaaattgtttctctttaattatattttatatattttttaataaataaataattatatatttgtattcccaaaaaaactctttggttttataaaagctcgaggttcgaaAATTTGAACCTCGGTTTgcgtgttaatttttttttaaaacaaaacattattttaaaggattttaaataattcctaatagtttttaaaattaaataaaaacaattaatttagatttaaatttaaataatccagaGATTCGcgataattaaattacaatttaattttttagaaattcgtttgtttaaattaattaaaaataattaatataaaagattacTTGTTTGAAATAGAGTTATATTCCAAACGCGCataaaacgacgtcgtttcatattccaccttcatcttcatcgcGATCGCTAAAGGGATCAACATCAAAGACCCGTATTTGATTTTACAAAGATGGAACTTTCTCTATAGTCCATCTTTGCGACTGATTCAAAAGCTAAAATGATAACCCTACTTCAGTGATCATTTTTACTACTTTAATAGGGATGATTTATCCTTATTTCGCCAAGTTCgctcaagaacaaccaaaatgtcattaatgCTTTTGGCTGATCGATTCACTAAAAGTCTCCACCGACTTAGGGATGCTATAAATACCCCCAAAGTCATTCGGAAGGTAAGAGATCCACTCTCCACTTTCAAatcgaagaaaataaaaaatcctcCATAAACTTCAAgctttcaaattttcaaattttctgttTAAGGCTTTAAAACATGGATTTGAGTATCCTAAACATTTCCATAAGGATCTAGGAGTATTCTCCAAACCTTGGTAAAGTTCCAATCACTCAACATTATGAATAGGTTAGAAAgaatctgttaggatctagatcgccgttggagaaccgggggttggaccggttagcggttcacactcgaagggtggtggttaatccggttagagattaacaccggggtttcaatactacacaacctgtcacaaacccttgaactaggttcaagcgcggaagaggtttgctttcaggttgaagcggcacgcttgtatgataggcagaaacAGTATTGTATAATGGAGTTTTGaagtttgatgggtcggcttcggtaacctggaaattcggcttggataggattaagtcggttatagtggTATAAATCGGTCAAgtaatgaaaccggcagacagtaaataacaagacagattttatggatgttcggagataaaactcctacgtcaccccctcctctcgaaaccgcgagaaggatatttactaaggaatacaagtacaaaccgatcgagacttatttcctgctcgataaccctcttacaatttacaccgaaattgtaaacacactttaacttttaacacttaggctttctaaaacagcacaatcttatcacttgtagtaaatgctcttagcgctcgTTAACTCAAATGTATGTCTCttgatgtcccgcatttactcttctgcaactgcctccttttataggtgaaatatgctaaccgtcatatttcacttccttgaatctgattggcttgagcagaggtgcagtgattcagtgtttcagaggttcagacctgcggtcatttcctcagacctgatggtcaacctcagacctggtattgtctcagacctgtcggtctgttcgtccggtgtgtaagacaaacctaccgggtttgtcttttacttgatgcaggcactgtctgttggacagttgtctgtacttggaagatttcctttctgtcttaccccgaagtggaaagatccggtagtactgtcttctgcagcctacagtctttccttagacttgcatgaatatggaagtgttcagtctgttcctttgatatcgttctcaacagatacccgaattgtcttcttgtactggtcggttatTTGACTTAGCCGAaaggcttttggtatgagtgatgtgaCCGGACTTCTTCGGTTATTCTTCtgccttgtggatgatcggctgtttgatgatttcggttttaagctttggccgatcctttctttgtgcggtcaagttccaggtattcttggtcggtttagtagcttgaccggttggttttctttagccggttccggttcggttccttgttcctgcatggaaagtttatttaagttaggtttatttgaaccggtcttattttatctaacaatttctccctttttgattattttatttaaaattatcaaaatcatgtaagtttgcaaccgtaggccggttgttttgtttttgccggatttttgaaactgacttgggagaattttttcgaaaaatgttgagaaaaattttggaagagtctttataagagtctttatcttttatcttatcaatttctccctttttgattattttatttaaaattatcaaaactaagtagaaatgcaaaagatggccggtttcaaaaagtaactttatatatatatatagataaccgaaagagacaaaatatatataaaagcactAAAGCAATAAGAGGaaagatagtccctattcagagtccgtgaagtcatataggctcttctttttcttcggttgctgttgACTGGTCGGTTCGGAAGATCGTCGTCTTGTAGACCGGGACCGTAGTTGTTCTTCGACTTGGTCGGCCTGCTGCGATGCACTTGGTatgaccggttcagagacctCTCTGAGCAGCTCGGCAATTTGAACCTTCTTAAGGGCCTCCTTCTTAGGAGCCTCCCTCTTCCGCTTTTTCGGCGCTgaggcggaggcggccgccttcttcttcttgttttcttcGGCGAATTCTTCCAGCTTCCGTTTTTGCCTTTCCaaccgtgcggcatcctccgcagcttgaGTGGCCACTTTCTCAGCAAACCCTGGGAATATGACCTTAGCCTTTTTAATCCGCgcggcttcctcttcctcttcggtaagCTGAGATGAGCGcggtgcctctttatctttgccTGCTTCAGCATCTAGCGCATCCTGGATCCTTTTAGCCGTTTCAGCATCAGCCgctatagccgcggcatccgcgttcACCTTTGCccttagaatttcggccatttGTGCGGAAAGCGCCTTCAGTTCGGCCACGAGATTCATATTcgtcttctcgagttcggagacccggtCAAGTGTCGTGCCGACCAGATCATTACTCATCGATGTCAACCGTTGATCGGTttctctttcaagccggtcgAAGTCTTTCTTCAAATCGGAGGTCACGTCCTCCAGAATTACTGTTCGCTGAACGCATTTATCGCGCTGAACCGCCTCTTCCTGCAGACTTTCGCCGAGTTCTGAGAACCGTTCTTGATTTCTCTCCAGTAGATTCCTTGTGACGTCGGCGAACTTGAGGGCCGAATCAACTATTCTGTTGgatctatccttgaatggttgaacCACTGTGTCCTCGAACTCTTGAATACGGTCATCAATCCGTACCgatgtggatgcttcaagcttttgaagtcggtcctcaacccattctttagtaAAGTCTGAAACGGGGACTTCCGGTAGTGGGGGAGGTGAGTGCTCGGTGAGATTTGGATCGGCTCTTTCACTGGATTCTATCGATGCCGCattctcccttggaggtgttgggcaGTTAACCGGAAACCTTTCGATCTcaggagcagtatagaccggtacttgcatTCGGCTGCATATGGCTTCCAGCCGCTCGACTTCTTGAATTAGTtcccctttggctttttcaagccttgctaacacccgcggcgctacggtgtccaccgattccatcttgttgagctcctccgtaattttccggattTTTGTCGTTAGTTTCCGAAGTTGAACCTTCGGTAACAAGAGACAAGTTCAGTGTTGTACCTCTTGGAGTGTGTTGGACTTCGTAATGTTCATCATcaggtcctccacttcctccagTCTGTTTATGCATTGCTCATCTGTGTGGCCCGATAGGATTTCTCTATACGGTGTATcaaaccggtgctcgtgccactcCAGGTATAGTTCTTCAACCGACTCGGCTCTTCTTCTGATGCCTTGAAGGAGTTTCCCAGCtatcctatcggcctctgcttctttgGCCTCCTCCCTCTCTATGTTGCCGCcttcatcatcggcttctttatcaacctcttctccaccctcggtggtctcagggttggtgttTGGTGCGGCATCATTGGGGCTTTGGGCCGAACCGTCTTCATTGACCGTTCTATTATCCTCGGTCTTCTCCGTGTCGGTTCTCTcagaggcccactcctcatcctctgtGTGCTGTGGTGGTTCTGAGAAAATTACCTGCTCTTTTCCTTTGCCTTCGGCCTTCGCTTTGGCTGGGGCAGCTTTCTTGACGgttttcttctttcggccacctgtggaaccgggggccggctgcgtCCTTTCAAGGATTTGCCTTGATCTGATGAGGCAACGTTCTGCTACAgcgacgccgggaccgatgtcgAGATTTAggtggaggaagatcttaccgaggggcacggcgtatccccacaaccggtttgaatccggtttcaccatttccattaggttgctgaacaccgatCTTGCCTAGTTGACCTCTCTTCCCTCCATCAGACCGATCAGCATCTTGATTTTATCTCTTGTGAGGTTGTTGAGgtttcctcc
Protein-coding sequences here:
- the LOC124918455 gene encoding eukaryotic translation initiation factor 5B-like is translated as MQVPVYTAPEIERFPVNCPTPPRENAASIESSERADPNLTEHSPPPLPEVPVSDFTKEWDRSNRIVDSALKFADVTRNLLERNQERFSELGESLQEEAVQRDKCVQRTVILEDVTSDLKKDFDRLERETDQRLTSMSNDLVGTTLDRVSELEKTNMNLVAELKALSAQMAEILRAKVNADAAAIAADAETAKRIQDALDAEAGKDKEAPRSSQLTEEEEEAARIKKAKVIFPGFAEKVATQAAEDAARLERQKRKLEEFAEENKKKKAAASASAPKKRKREAPKKEALKKVQIAELLRE